A genomic segment from Glycine soja cultivar W05 chromosome 20, ASM419377v2, whole genome shotgun sequence encodes:
- the LOC114403562 gene encoding carboxyl-terminal-processing peptidase 2, chloroplastic-like, giving the protein MEFVASSVNASFSLRCSHNTPFPAISIPPVSQWKCFSLRVIESRFPLAHRRKKGLGSRNRDSGKEFSIGVVPRISSICYPQCGYFPSSGGFTAKRRKCNSLLRLKDCSENIRQHASILFVRLVTGVMLVMAVSLASSEPSWALSEENLLFLEAWRTIDRAYIDKSFNGQSWFRYREDALRNEPMNNRDETYTAIRKMLATLDDPFTRFLEPEKFRSLRSGTKGALTGVGLSIGYPTKADMQPGGLVVISASPGGPAYRAGVSSGDVILAIDDTNTENMGLYDAAERLQGPEGSSIALTIRSGSDIKHLDLTREKVSLNPVKSRLCKLPASGNDSPTIGYIKLTSFNQKASSAIKEAINTLRSDNVNAFVLDLRDNSGGLFPEGIEIAKIWLDKGVIVYICDSRGVRDILDTDGSSALATSEPLVVLVNKGTASASEILAGALKDNKRAVLFGEPTFGKGKIQSVFELSDGSGLVVTVARYETPAHTDIDKVGVIPDHPLPISFPKDEDAFCNCLQDPASSCYVNRIQLFSKS; this is encoded by the exons ATGGAGTTCGTTGCAAGCTCTGTGAacgcttctttttctcttcgtTGCTCTCACAATACCCCTTTCCCTGCCATCTCCATTCCTCCG GTGTCACAGTGGAAGTGTTTTTCGTTAAGGGTAATAGAATCTCGGTTTCCATTGGCACATAGAAGGAAGAAAGGTCTTGGTTCTAGAAATAGGGATTCTGGGAAAGAATTTTCAATTGGGGTGGTGCCACGAATAAGCAGCATCTGTTATCCTCAGTGTGGCTATTTTCCATCAAGTGGGGGTTTCACTGCCAAAAGGAGGAAATGTAATAGTCTCCTAAGACTGAAGGATTGTTCAGAAAACATAAGACAACATGCTTCTATTTTGTTTGTGCGGCTGGTTACTGGAGTGATGTTGGTCATGGCTGTTTCTTTGGCTTCTAGTGAGCCATCCT GGGCCCTGTCTGAAGAGAATCTCCTCTTTCTGGAGGCATGGAGAACAATTGACCGAGCGTACATTGATAAAAGTTTTAATGGACAGAGTTGGTTTAGGTATAGAGAAGATGCACTACGCAATGAACCAATGAACAATCGAGATGAGACAT ATACAGCAATAAGAAAGATGCTTGCCACATTGGATGATCCATTCACTAGATTTTTGGAGCCTGAAAAGTTCAGAAGTTTGAGG TCTGGAACTAAAGGCGCTCTAACTGGAGTGGGGTTATCAATAGGCTACCCTACCAAAGCTGACATGCAACCTGGTGGACTTGTTGTCATTTCAGCTTCTCCAGGAGGTCCTGCATATAGAGCTGGTGTTTCGTCTGGAGATGTTATCCTGGCTATTGATGATACAAACACAGAAAACATGGGACTATATGATGCAGCTGAACGTCTACA GGGACCGGAAGGAAGCTCTATAGCTTTGACCATTCGTAGTGGTTCGGACATAAAACACCTGGATTTGAC GCGAGAGAAAGTTTCATTGAATCCTGTGAAGTCAAGATTGTGCAAGCTACCTGCTTCAGGAAATGATTCCCCGACAATTGGTTATATCAAACTAACATCTTTCAACCAAAAGGCATCTA GTGCTATCAAAGAAGCAATCAATACATTAAGGAGTGATAATGTTAATGCATTTGTTTTGGATCTTAGAGATAATAG TGGTGGTCTTTTCCCAGAAGGAATTGAGATTGCCAAAATTTG GTTGGACAAAGGGGTGATTGTGTATATTTGTGATAGTCGTGGTGTTCGAGATATACTTGATACAGATGGAAGTAGTGCACTAGCAACTTCAGAACCCCTGGTTGTACTG GTAAACAAGGGAACTGCAAGTGCAAGCGAAATATTAGCTGGTGCATTGAAAGATAATAAACGAGCCGTATTGTTTGGAGAGCCAACATTTGGAAAAGG GAAGATCCAATCAGTTTTTGAGCTCTCTGATGGCTCTGGATTGGTTGTTACAGTTGCTCGCTACGAGACACCTGCACATACAGATATTGACAAG GTTGGTGTCATTCCTGACCATCCTCTACCAATATCATTTCCCAAGGATGAGGATGCATTTTGCAATTGCCTCCAGGATCCTGCGTCTTCTTGCTACGTCAATAGGATCCAGCTTTtttcaaaatcatga
- the LOC114403850 gene encoding haloacid dehalogenase-like hydrolase domain-containing protein At2g33255: MPLLVSNCAKAFILSTLPQSKRMSHHAPGVKTRLRGVVFDMDGTLTVPVIDFPAMYRAVLGDEEYLRLKAENPSGIDILGHIEGWPPHKQRKAYDAIAEVERQGLERLQIMPGCAELCAMLDSKKIRRGLITRNTKSAVDLFHERFGITFSPALSREFRPYKPDPGPLLHICSLWEVQPNEVIMIGDSLKDDVRCGRQAGAFTCLLDQTGVYDSPKYADVEFKPDFKVTSLDEVHSVLKENFDLSP, translated from the exons ATGCCATTGCTCGTATCCAATTGTGCAAAGGCTTTCATCCTCTCGACGCTCCCACAGTCGAAGCGAATGTCCCATCATGCTCCCGGCGTCAAAACGCGCCTGAGGGGTGTCGTTTTCGACATGGACGGCACCCTCACCGTCCCGGTGATCGATTTTCCGGCGATGTACAGGGCGGTTCTGGGCGACGAGGAGTACCTGCGGCTCAAAGCGGAAAACCCTTCCGGCATCGACATTTTGGGCCACATCGAAGGGTGGCCGCCTCACAAACAGCGCAAGGCCTACGACGCCATTGCTGAGGTCGAGCGTCAGGGTCTTGAACGCCTTCAAATCATGCCTG GTTGTGCAGAGCTTTGTGCCATGCTCGATTCTAAGAAAATAAG GAGGGGTTTGATCACTAGGAACACGAAGTCAGCAGTTGATTTATTCCATGAACGGTTTGGG ATTACATTTTCTCCAGCATTAAGCAGGGAATTTCGTCCTTATAAACCTGATCCAGGTCCACTACTGCATATTTGTTCTCTTTGGGAAGTTCAACCAAATGAAGTAATAATGATTGGAGATAGCCTTAAAGATGAT GTGCGCTGTGGAAGGCAAGCAGGAGCCTTTACATGCTTGCTTGATCAAACAGGAGTATATGATTCTCCCAAGTATGCTGATGTTGAATTCAAACCAGATTTCAAGGTGACTTCCCTTGATGAAGTTCACTCAGTTCTGAAGGAAAATTTTGATTTGTCACCATGA
- the LOC114402917 gene encoding myb-related protein 305-like — protein sequence MAGNMGWGVIEEEGWRKGPWTSEEDRLLILYVKFHGEGRWNSAARLAGLKRNGKSCRLRWVNYLRPDLKKGQITPQEESIIQELHARWGNRWSTIARSLPGRTDNEIKNYWRTHFKKKMKTPSDAAEKARIHSSRRQHFQQQQQQLKQQQQQFQFNLDMKGIINLLEENDHRVPSISQEAQEMASMYPNTSEHQGYFYSMFNVNDNDNNVSAPESSNEEILWDGLWNLDDVLCNFNAASATSKASLHNLVSPFC from the exons ATGGCAGGAAACATGGGGTGGGGTGTGATAGAAGAGGAGGGATGGAGGAAGGGACCTTGGACTTCTGAGGAGGACAGATTGCTCATTCTGTATGTCAAGTTCCATGGTGAGGGCAGATGGAACTCTGCTGCTAGGCTTGCAG GACTGAAAAGAAATGGGAAGAGCTGCAGATTGAGATGGGTGAATTACCTGAGGCCAGACCTCAAGAAGGGTCAAATAACACCACAAGAAGAAAGCATAATTCAAGAGCTGCATGCTAGGTGGGGAaacag GTGGTCAACAATTGCAAGAAGCTTGCCAGGAAGAACTGACAATGAGATAAAGAATTATTGGAGGACtcacttcaagaaaaagatgaaaactcCATCTGATGCTGCTGAGAAGGCGAGAATCCACTCCTCGAGGAGACAGCATTTtcagcagcaacaacagcagttgaagcagcagcagcaacaattCCAATTCAACTTGGACATGAAAGGGATCATAAACTTGCTTGAGGAAAATGACCATAGAGTGCCTTCTATATCTCAAGAGGCACAAGAAATGGCCAGCATGTACCCAAACACTTCAGAACACCAGGGCTACTTCTACTCAATGTTCAATGTCAATGACAATGACAATAATGTCTCTGCACCTGAGTCCTCAAATGAAGAAATTCTATGGGATGGACTGTGGAACTTGGACGATGTTCTTTGCAATTTCAATGCAGCTAGTGCCACAAGCAAAGCCAGTTTACACAATTTAGTTTCTCCTTTCTGTTAA